Proteins from one Rhizobium sp. WSM4643 genomic window:
- a CDS encoding GH36-type glycosyl hydrolase domain-containing protein has product MAPVLKRSFQMPRREELGLFTISNGSGLSIAALPNGTLFAIEYADDKGSVQINQIQGSPLTGGVSRLYLRIGGAAPDVVEIVGPRADGSFGHDATSFSWSGKRGDIGYTVRLELHPSETAWFWRASIRHLKDGTLPVDLVLVQDVGLGDRGFLMNSEAYASQYVDHHIADHGTFGPVVMHRQNLKQSGARNLWLVQGCLDGAAAYATDAIQLVQASDRLDDLLVGAFGTSLPSKRRQQEMACPAIQSRPISVLASGATATFFAVFAADHPEASSDADLSRLDGLATIKGAAADIAEAAPVRSLLQDAALLKAEALEKKAIGKLYPERSLEERVDGKLLSFFVPDGVLNRHVVLRDKELLVARRHGAIVRSGGNMLLDDATLAATCWMQGVFAAQLTIGNTSFHKLFSVSRDPYNLTRASGLRIMADVGAGWQLLAVPSAFEMGLSDCRWIYHCAGRTIIVSAVASGEDAAMQWTVSVEGKPCRFLVFGHVVLGEREYDAGGQIEFHPSGKRMLFRPDPAWLWGERYPDAGYWLVSSTPDAIDEIGGDELLYSDGITRNGPFVALRSRPTQVLSFAVVGSMTDAAEAERLAQRYEAGVTDEAMLAPASKFWRNAVRGLTIGSTSPDLAAQTTLLPWLAHDAIVHLSVPHGLEQYTGAAWGTRDACQGPIEFLLAYEHDREAKEVLKTVFSEQYLEKGDWPQWFMLEPYVNIRAGDSHGDIVVWPLKALCDYIEATGDLAILDEKVSWRDEKTMARAPGLDTIAIHVEKLLETVREAFIPGTHLIRYGEGDWNDSLQPADPHLRDWMVSSWTVALLYEQIVRYSTILRRLGHGNKAKRLRKIATAMRRDFNRHLVRGGVVAGYGIFDPGHDGVELLLHPSDQRTGLHFSLISMTQAMLGGLFTPAQRRDHMKLIREHLLFPDGVRLMEKPATYAGGPETLFRRAESSSFFGREIGLMYVHAHLRYCETLALQAEAEELWKAIAVVNPISVTSALPHASLRQRNTYFSSSDAAFHDRYQAAAEWEHVKAGEIAVDGGWRIYSSGPGLYTRSFVENILGFKRRFGRRKHKPLLPAIHASADLHTDHAAWRRLMKPKPKA; this is encoded by the coding sequence ATGGCCCCGGTCCTCAAGCGCAGTTTTCAAATGCCACGACGCGAAGAGCTTGGCCTCTTCACCATCAGCAACGGGTCCGGCCTGTCGATAGCGGCCCTGCCGAACGGCACGCTGTTTGCCATCGAATATGCCGACGACAAGGGATCGGTGCAGATCAACCAGATCCAGGGCTCGCCGCTCACCGGCGGCGTCAGTCGCCTTTATCTGCGCATCGGCGGTGCGGCACCTGATGTCGTCGAGATCGTCGGGCCTCGTGCCGATGGCAGCTTCGGGCACGATGCGACGAGCTTCTCCTGGAGCGGCAAGAGAGGCGATATCGGCTACACCGTCCGCCTCGAGCTTCATCCTTCCGAAACGGCTTGGTTCTGGCGTGCCTCCATCCGGCATCTGAAGGATGGAACGCTGCCGGTCGATCTGGTGCTGGTCCAGGACGTCGGTCTCGGCGATCGCGGCTTCCTGATGAACAGCGAAGCCTATGCCTCGCAATATGTCGACCACCATATCGCCGATCACGGGACATTCGGCCCTGTCGTGATGCACCGTCAAAATCTGAAGCAGTCGGGCGCCCGCAACCTCTGGCTCGTGCAGGGCTGTCTCGACGGGGCGGCGGCCTATGCCACGGACGCGATCCAACTGGTGCAGGCGAGCGACCGCCTCGACGACCTGCTGGTCGGCGCTTTCGGCACCAGCCTGCCGAGCAAACGGCGCCAGCAGGAGATGGCATGTCCCGCCATCCAGTCGAGACCGATCTCCGTCCTGGCAAGCGGCGCGACCGCGACTTTCTTTGCCGTCTTCGCAGCCGATCATCCCGAAGCGTCGAGCGATGCCGACCTTTCGCGGCTCGACGGGCTGGCAACGATAAAAGGTGCGGCAGCCGACATAGCAGAGGCGGCGCCGGTCCGCAGCCTGCTCCAGGATGCCGCCCTGCTGAAGGCCGAGGCGCTGGAAAAGAAGGCGATTGGCAAGCTCTATCCGGAGCGGAGCCTGGAAGAGCGCGTCGACGGAAAGCTTCTTTCGTTTTTCGTGCCGGACGGCGTTTTGAACCGCCACGTGGTCCTGCGCGACAAGGAGCTCCTGGTGGCGCGCCGCCACGGCGCGATCGTCAGAAGCGGCGGGAACATGCTGCTTGACGATGCGACGCTTGCCGCGACCTGCTGGATGCAGGGCGTTTTCGCGGCCCAGCTGACGATCGGCAATACGTCTTTTCACAAGCTCTTTTCCGTCTCCCGTGACCCCTACAATCTGACGCGCGCCAGCGGGCTGCGCATCATGGCGGATGTCGGCGCCGGCTGGCAGCTTCTGGCGGTGCCGTCGGCTTTCGAAATGGGGCTCAGCGATTGCCGCTGGATCTATCATTGCGCGGGACGCACGATCATCGTGTCGGCGGTCGCCTCCGGTGAGGATGCAGCGATGCAGTGGACCGTCTCCGTCGAGGGCAAGCCGTGCCGCTTTCTGGTGTTCGGTCACGTCGTCCTCGGCGAGCGCGAATATGACGCGGGCGGGCAGATCGAATTCCATCCGTCGGGCAAACGCATGCTTTTCCGGCCGGACCCGGCCTGGCTCTGGGGCGAGCGCTATCCCGATGCCGGCTATTGGCTGGTGAGTTCGACGCCCGATGCCATCGATGAGATCGGCGGCGACGAACTGCTCTACAGTGATGGGATAACACGCAACGGCCCCTTCGTCGCGCTTAGATCCCGCCCGACGCAGGTGCTCTCTTTCGCTGTCGTCGGCTCGATGACCGATGCGGCGGAGGCCGAGCGACTGGCGCAGCGTTATGAGGCCGGCGTCACCGATGAAGCCATGCTTGCCCCGGCATCGAAATTCTGGCGGAACGCCGTGCGCGGTCTGACGATCGGCAGCACCTCGCCCGACCTTGCCGCGCAGACGACCTTGCTGCCGTGGCTGGCGCATGACGCGATCGTGCATCTGAGCGTGCCGCACGGCCTCGAGCAATATACCGGCGCTGCCTGGGGCACACGCGACGCCTGCCAGGGGCCCATCGAATTCCTGCTCGCCTATGAGCATGATCGCGAAGCCAAGGAGGTGCTGAAGACCGTCTTCAGCGAACAATACCTGGAGAAAGGCGATTGGCCGCAATGGTTCATGCTGGAGCCCTACGTCAACATCCGGGCGGGCGATAGTCACGGCGATATCGTCGTCTGGCCGCTGAAGGCGCTCTGCGACTATATCGAAGCGACCGGCGATCTCGCCATCCTCGACGAGAAGGTCTCCTGGCGCGACGAAAAGACGATGGCCAGGGCGCCGGGGCTCGACACCATCGCGATCCATGTCGAGAAGCTGCTCGAGACCGTTCGCGAAGCTTTCATCCCGGGAACGCATCTGATCCGCTACGGCGAGGGAGACTGGAACGATTCTCTGCAGCCGGCCGATCCGCATCTGCGCGACTGGATGGTCAGCAGTTGGACCGTTGCCCTGCTCTACGAGCAGATCGTCCGTTATTCCACGATCCTGCGTCGCCTCGGTCATGGCAACAAGGCCAAGCGCTTGAGGAAGATCGCAACGGCGATGCGCCGGGATTTCAACCGCCATCTCGTGCGTGGCGGCGTCGTTGCCGGCTACGGTATCTTCGATCCCGGCCATGACGGCGTCGAATTGCTGCTGCACCCGAGCGACCAGCGCACCGGCCTGCATTTTTCGCTGATCTCGATGACGCAGGCGATGCTTGGCGGGCTGTTCACGCCGGCGCAGAGACGCGATCATATGAAGCTGATTAGAGAGCATCTGCTCTTCCCCGACGGCGTGCGGCTGATGGAGAAGCCCGCGACCTATGCCGGCGGGCCTGAGACGCTGTTTCGCCGCGCCGAATCCTCCTCCTTCTTCGGCCGCGAGATCGGGCTGATGTATGTGCACGCGCATCTACGTTATTGCGAGACGTTGGCGCTCCAAGCCGAGGCGGAAGAGCTCTGGAAGGCGATCGCCGTCGTCAATCCGATTTCAGTCACATCAGCGCTGCCGCATGCATCGCTGCGCCAGCGCAATACCTATTTCAGCAGCAGCGATGCGGCTTTTCATGACCGTTATCAGGCGGCGGCCGAATGGGAGCACGTCAAGGCGGGAGAGATCGCCGTCGACGGCGGATGGCGCATCTATTCAAGCGGCCCGGGGCTCTATACCAGAAGCTTCGTCGAAAATATCCTGGGCTTCAAAAGGCGCTTCGGCCGGCGCAAACACAAACCGCTTCTGCCCGCAATCCATGCCTCGGCCGATCTGCACACCGACCACGCCGCCTGGCGGCGGCTGATGAAGCCGAAACCCAAGGCGTAA
- a CDS encoding FadR/GntR family transcriptional regulator, producing the protein MENKDNAVFNTIQQAPNLRSNLADMLTAQIESGDLKPGQRLPTEQAIMATTGVSRTIVREALAALRAKGLITTRQGLGAFVSNDPTPRSFSIIPNDLQSIDEVLRVLELRMGIEYEAAGLAALRRTQEDIDRMQDRLDALDKALEEGGYGAQEDYAFHRSILVATHNSYYGRLFDTFGNIMVPRQWARLDKMTSAERKRHAARMRREHHAIFAAIRDRDEPAARRAIRSHLSKSAARFEELRDATA; encoded by the coding sequence ATGGAAAATAAGGACAACGCAGTCTTCAATACCATTCAGCAGGCGCCGAACCTGCGCAGCAACCTTGCCGATATGTTGACGGCGCAAATCGAGTCCGGCGACCTGAAGCCCGGCCAGCGTCTGCCGACCGAACAGGCGATCATGGCAACGACCGGCGTCAGCCGGACGATCGTTCGCGAAGCGCTCGCCGCGCTGCGGGCAAAGGGTTTGATCACCACGCGGCAAGGCCTTGGAGCTTTCGTCTCGAACGATCCGACGCCCAGATCCTTCTCCATCATTCCAAACGACCTGCAGTCGATCGACGAGGTTCTGCGCGTGCTGGAGTTGCGCATGGGGATCGAATACGAAGCCGCCGGCCTTGCGGCGCTGCGGCGCACGCAGGAGGACATCGACCGCATGCAGGACCGTCTCGATGCCCTCGACAAGGCGCTCGAGGAGGGCGGATACGGTGCGCAAGAGGATTACGCCTTCCACAGATCCATTCTGGTCGCGACGCACAACTCCTATTACGGCCGCCTCTTCGATACGTTCGGCAACATCATGGTGCCGCGGCAATGGGCGCGCTTGGACAAGATGACATCAGCCGAGCGCAAGCGCCATGCGGCGCGCATGCGCAGGGAACACCATGCCATCTTCGCGGCGATCCGCGACCGTGACGAGCCCGCCGCGCGCCGCGCCATCCGAAGCCACCTGTCGAAGAGCGCCGCGCGCTTCGAGGAGCTGCGCGACGCTACTGCATAG
- the kduD gene encoding 2-dehydro-3-deoxy-D-gluconate 5-dehydrogenase KduD, which yields MSVVANPFDLSGRVAVVTGANTGIGQAIAAALAEAGASIVAVGRSSMDETEALVKEAGSRFHVIKADLASIEPVKRIVTETIQTFGGLDILVNNAGIIRRADALDFTEEDWDAVIDVNLKTAFFLSQAAGRHMVDKGRGKIINIASLLSFQGGIRIPSYTASKSGLAGLTKLLACEWAGKGVNVNAIAPGYFVTNNTTALREDADRNAAILGRIPAGRWGTPDELGGAAVFLASSASDYVHGTVLPVDGGWLAR from the coding sequence GTGAGCGTCGTGGCAAATCCCTTCGATCTTTCCGGCCGGGTTGCCGTCGTCACCGGCGCCAATACCGGTATCGGCCAAGCCATCGCGGCCGCACTGGCAGAGGCTGGTGCGTCGATCGTCGCCGTCGGACGCTCCTCGATGGACGAAACCGAGGCGCTGGTGAAGGAAGCGGGAAGCCGCTTCCATGTCATCAAGGCCGATCTTGCCAGCATCGAACCGGTCAAGCGGATTGTCACTGAGACCATCCAGACCTTCGGCGGCCTCGACATCCTCGTCAACAATGCCGGCATCATCCGCCGCGCCGATGCGCTCGACTTCACCGAGGAAGACTGGGACGCGGTGATCGACGTCAACCTGAAGACGGCTTTCTTCCTGTCGCAGGCGGCCGGCCGCCACATGGTCGACAAGGGCAGGGGCAAGATCATCAACATCGCCTCGCTGCTCTCCTTCCAGGGCGGCATCCGCATTCCCTCCTATACCGCCTCGAAAAGCGGCCTCGCGGGACTGACGAAGCTGCTTGCTTGCGAATGGGCCGGCAAGGGCGTCAACGTCAATGCCATCGCCCCCGGTTATTTCGTCACCAACAACACCACGGCGCTGCGCGAGGATGCCGACCGCAATGCCGCCATCCTTGGCCGCATCCCGGCCGGTCGCTGGGGAACGCCTGATGAACTCGGCGGCGCGGCCGTATTCCTGGCATCATCGGCATCCGACTACGTGCATGGAACGGTGCTGCCCGTCGATGGCGGTTGGCTGGCGCGATAA